From the genome of Desulfobaculum xiamenense, one region includes:
- a CDS encoding DUF3568 domain-containing protein: MKMIRNICLVLMLAAAAAMQGCAVMAVGAVAGGGTYAYVTGNLERSYNADVDSVYESTLRAARRLNLTVEDKEINLSSGSISGKDQDRSYWVRFKATNPHVTLVSVRVGLLGDEIASRRIHEAIASGL, encoded by the coding sequence ATGAAAATGATCAGGAATATCTGCCTTGTACTCATGCTGGCGGCCGCCGCGGCCATGCAGGGTTGCGCGGTGATGGCCGTGGGAGCCGTCGCCGGTGGCGGAACCTACGCCTATGTGACTGGAAATCTGGAACGCTCCTACAATGCCGATGTCGATTCGGTCTACGAGTCCACGCTGCGTGCGGCTCGGCGGCTGAACCTCACCGTGGAGGACAAGGAGATCAATCTGAGCTCCGGTTCCATCAGCGGTAAGGATCAAGACCGCTCCTACTGGGTTCGCTTCAAGGCGACCAATCCTCATGTGACGCTTGTATCCGTGCGCGTTGGCCTTCTCGGCGACGAGATCGCTTCGCGGCGCATCCACGAGGCCATCGCCTCCGGGCTGTAG